DNA sequence from the Candidatus Planktophila sulfonica genome:
TCGAAGGCTAGTTAGTCATGCTCTCGTTCTACGTCCATATTCCATATTGCGTACGACGCTGTGGCTACTGTGATTTCAACACCTACACACCTTCTGAACTACAAGATGGCGCAACTCTAGAAATCGTTTCAGGCGATTACATCGATGCTGTTCTCAAAGAACTCGATGCCGCACCGGTAGAAACAGTTCCAACCATCTTCTTTGGTGGCGGAACTCCATCGCTCTTGCCACCTAAAGATCTAGGTCGCGTTATCACTGCCATTAAGGCGCGCAATGGCGTTACCGATGATTGCGAAATTACCCTTGAAGCTAACCCAGATTCTGTAACACAGGAGAAGCTCAACGAGCTCTTTGCAGTCGGCTTCAATCGAATCTCATTCGGAATGCAATCTTCTAACCCAGACGTACTTAAGGTTTTGGATCGCACACATAACCCAGAGAACGTTCGCAAGGCTGTCGATATGGCGCGCATTGCGGGTTTCCAATCTGTCAGCGTTGATCTTATTTACGGAGCGCCAGGGGAGTCCTTAAGTGATTGGGCTGCCACAGTAAAAGAGGCGCTCTCACTCAACATTGATCACATCAGCGCCTATGCACTCATTGTTGAAGAAGGCACAAAGCTTGCGGCACAAATCAAGCGCGGTGAATACACAATGCCTGATGATGATTTGATGGCTGATATGTATTTGCTCGTTGATCAGCAATGCTTGCAAAAAGGTTTGAAGTGGTACGAGCTATCTAACTGGTCAAAGCCAGGACATCAATGTCGCCACAATATTGCCTACTGGAAATCAAATAACTGGTGGGGCTTAGGACCTGGCGCGCATTCACATATCGATCAGAAACGTTTCTGGAATGTGAAGCACCCAAATGCTTACAAGGAAAAGGTCTTTGCGGGCATTTCACCGATTAAAGATTCAGAAATTTTGAGCGATGATGAGAAAAAGTCCGAATACATCATGCTCGCAATCCGCATGCCTGAAGGTGTGAAGAAGGCAGCTCTTACTGTTGCCCAATATGAGCGAAGCATGGAATACATCAAGAGCGGCCATGTAATAGAGAAGGAGAACGCGCTAGCGCTTACTCCTAAGGGGCGTCTTATCGCTGATCGCATCACGCATGAAATGCTTCGTTAGCACTCGCGCGATAAGATTGCCAAACTATGACCACTGATCGCCGCCTCGAGATTCTTCGAGCAATCGTCGACGAATATGTCGAAACCCAAGAGCCAGTTGGCTCAAAGGCGATTGCTGATAAGCGCGCACTTGGAATTAGCCCAGCAACTATCCGAAACGAGATGGCAGTACTTGAAGAAGAAGGTTTGATTACTCAACCTCATACAAGTGCAGGTCGCATCCCAACAGATCGTGGATACCGCCTCTTTGTAGACAAGCTTTCTGCCGTAAAGCCACTATCAACTGCCGAACGTCGCGCCATTGAAACTTTCCTTGAAGGTGCCCACGATCTCGATGATGTTGTGAAACGTTCAGCGAAGTTATTGGCAGATATCACCAAACAGGTAGCAGTTGTGAAGTATCCGAAGATTGGTGACTCACAAGGTCGCGAGATGATGGCAATTTCCGGAACAGCAAACCTTGCACGTTCTGGTGAAGATCTTGGAAATACCCTTTCTCCTATTCTTGAAGCACTCGAAGAACAAGTAGTTTTGCTTCGCTTGCTTAGCGATGCGCACTCAACTGTTCATGTCACTATCGGCAGCGAACAAGCAGATTCAAGCTTGCAGACAACATCCCTTGTCACAGTTGGTTATGGCACCGATGCATCCCTTGGAATCCTTGGACCAACACGTATGGATTACGCAGGTTCTATGGCTGCTGTATCTGCTGTAGCTCGCTATGTAGGTCGCTTCATCACTGAAGGAAATAAGTAATGGCTGATTTCTACGACCTATTGGGACTTGATCGCACTGCGACAGCTGATGACATTAAGAAGGCTTATCGCAAGATTGCGCGCGAATTACACCCAGATGTAAACCCAGATCCAGAAGTTCAGAATAAATTTAAAGAAGTAACTGCTGCATATGACACCTTGTCTGATCCGCAGAAGCGTCAGCAATATGACATGGGTGGTCAAGGTGGATTCGGCGGCGGTTTCGGCGGAGGTGGGTTTAGCGACATCATGGATGCATTCTTTGGTGGCGGTGGAAATCGCGGACCTCGTCCACGTATGCGCCAAGGACAAGATGCACTTATTCGCCTAGAAGTAGATCTCAATGAAGCATGCTTCGGAACTGAACGCGACATTACATTGGAATCAGCAGTTGTCTGCCAGAAGTGTGAAGGACAAGGAACTGCAAATAACACAGCGCCTTCTATGTGTCCTGTCTGTAAGGGTCGCGGAGAAACTCAATTTGTTCAGAAGTCATTCCTTGGACAGGTAATGACATCTCGCCCATGTAATAACTGTTCTGGTTACGGAAGTGTTATTACCGATCCTTGTCGCGAATGTGGTGGCGATGGTCGCGTACGCGCACGCCAGACAATCAACATCAAAGTCCCCGCTGGCGTTGAAACCGGCAACCGTATTCAGATGGCTGGTCGCGGTGAAGTGGGACAAGGCGGAGGACCTGCAGGAGATTTGTACGTTGAAATCGTTGAAGCAGAACATGAATTCTTGCTGCGCGATGGCGATAACTTGCACGTGGCAATTGAAGTTTCATTTGCCGCAGCAGCGCTCGGCACATCTGTTCAAGTTGAATGCCTAGATGGGCCAGTAAAGGTTGAAATCAAGGCCGGAACTCAGAGCGGAACAACGATTCCAGTGAAGGGCAAGGGCATGACTCGCCTTCGCACCACACACCGCGGAGATTTGATTGTGCACGTTGATGTGGCAACTCCGAACAAGCTCAGCCGTGATCAAGAGAAGTTGCTCAAAGAATTTGCCTCATCTCGCGGTGAGAAAGATGGCGATGTAAAGATAAAGGGCCACAGAGAAGGTCTCTTCGCTAAATTCAGAGATGCCTTCGGTCGCTAATGCTGACCCTGTTCTTCGTTGAAGATCTGCCAACCACAGTTGGTGCTACCTACGAATTCGATAATGAAGATGCCAACCACGCTATCCGTGTATTACGCATGAGCACAGGTACCATCTTCAATCTCTCAGATGGAAATGGTTCATGGGCGCAAGTTCAAGTACTTACTGTTGCTAAGAAATCTATGCAGGTAAAAGTTCTTGAGACTGGTCGCCAAGATCCACTTGATACACATTTCACCGTCATTCAAGCTATTCCTAAAGGCGATCGCATTAAGGAAAGCATTGAGATGTGCACTGAAGGTGGCGCCGATCGCATCGTGATGTGGAAGGCTGCTCGCAGTATCGGAAAATCTGATGACAAGATTGAAAAGCTTCAAACAACTGCGCGCGAAGCATCTAA
Encoded proteins:
- a CDS encoding HrcA family transcriptional regulator codes for the protein MTTDRRLEILRAIVDEYVETQEPVGSKAIADKRALGISPATIRNEMAVLEEEGLITQPHTSAGRIPTDRGYRLFVDKLSAVKPLSTAERRAIETFLEGAHDLDDVVKRSAKLLADITKQVAVVKYPKIGDSQGREMMAISGTANLARSGEDLGNTLSPILEALEEQVVLLRLLSDAHSTVHVTIGSEQADSSLQTTSLVTVGYGTDASLGILGPTRMDYAGSMAAVSAVARYVGRFITEGNK
- a CDS encoding 16S rRNA (uracil(1498)-N(3))-methyltransferase, which gives rise to MLTLFFVEDLPTTVGATYEFDNEDANHAIRVLRMSTGTIFNLSDGNGSWAQVQVLTVAKKSMQVKVLETGRQDPLDTHFTVIQAIPKGDRIKESIEMCTEGGADRIVMWKAARSIGKSDDKIEKLQTTAREASKQSRRFRIPEVIGVAATNAVVDQIAQADLAIVFHESATMKVSELVVPGCKKVAIIIGPEGGLTEDEIDTFAAAGAKVALMGRPVLRSAHAGLAALSAVNTALSVW
- the dnaJ gene encoding molecular chaperone DnaJ, with protein sequence MADFYDLLGLDRTATADDIKKAYRKIARELHPDVNPDPEVQNKFKEVTAAYDTLSDPQKRQQYDMGGQGGFGGGFGGGGFSDIMDAFFGGGGNRGPRPRMRQGQDALIRLEVDLNEACFGTERDITLESAVVCQKCEGQGTANNTAPSMCPVCKGRGETQFVQKSFLGQVMTSRPCNNCSGYGSVITDPCRECGGDGRVRARQTINIKVPAGVETGNRIQMAGRGEVGQGGGPAGDLYVEIVEAEHEFLLRDGDNLHVAIEVSFAAAALGTSVQVECLDGPVKVEIKAGTQSGTTIPVKGKGMTRLRTTHRGDLIVHVDVATPNKLSRDQEKLLKEFASSRGEKDGDVKIKGHREGLFAKFRDAFGR
- the hemW gene encoding radical SAM family heme chaperone HemW gives rise to the protein MLSFYVHIPYCVRRCGYCDFNTYTPSELQDGATLEIVSGDYIDAVLKELDAAPVETVPTIFFGGGTPSLLPPKDLGRVITAIKARNGVTDDCEITLEANPDSVTQEKLNELFAVGFNRISFGMQSSNPDVLKVLDRTHNPENVRKAVDMARIAGFQSVSVDLIYGAPGESLSDWAATVKEALSLNIDHISAYALIVEEGTKLAAQIKRGEYTMPDDDLMADMYLLVDQQCLQKGLKWYELSNWSKPGHQCRHNIAYWKSNNWWGLGPGAHSHIDQKRFWNVKHPNAYKEKVFAGISPIKDSEILSDDEKKSEYIMLAIRMPEGVKKAALTVAQYERSMEYIKSGHVIEKENALALTPKGRLIADRITHEMLR